From Lysinibacillus sp. SGAir0095, the proteins below share one genomic window:
- the ruvX gene encoding Holliday junction resolvase RuvX produces MRIMGLDVGSKTVGVAISDALGWTAQGIETVKINEETGDFGIERIKELVKEYAVTEFVVGFPKNMNNTVGPRGEASNNYKKLLEETFQLPVKLWDERLTTMAAERMLIEADVSRKKRKQVIDKMAAVMILQGYLDSKN; encoded by the coding sequence ATGAGAATTATGGGTTTAGACGTAGGTTCAAAAACAGTCGGCGTTGCGATTAGTGATGCACTTGGCTGGACAGCACAAGGAATTGAGACTGTAAAAATCAATGAGGAAACAGGCGATTTTGGAATTGAACGTATAAAAGAGCTTGTTAAGGAATATGCTGTTACCGAATTTGTTGTAGGCTTTCCTAAAAACATGAATAATACAGTGGGTCCTCGTGGTGAAGCTTCTAATAATTATAAAAAATTATTAGAAGAAACCTTCCAATTACCTGTCAAGCTTTGGGACGAACGTTTAACAACAATGGCCGCAGAGCGAATGCTTATTGAAGCTGATGTCAGCCGAAAAAAACGCAAACAAGTGATTGATAAAATGGCGGCTGTAATGATCCTGCAAGGATACTTAGATAGTAAGAACTAA